A genomic segment from Lutibacter sp. A80 encodes:
- a CDS encoding bifunctional 2-polyprenyl-6-hydroxyphenol methylase/3-demethylubiquinol 3-O-methyltransferase UbiG codes for MNSNKKPYLSCIDYTVSNKKFDLIYNAKLDMLETYPQPKVEELGLYYQSSDYISHTDAKKSFLDKVYQIVKKYALNTKLKLINSFKTSEQNLLDIGCGTGDFLVTCKNNGWNVVGVEPNKNARDLAESKLNKQSTSTIFSDIEQLTSEKFDVITLWHVLEHVPNLESYILKLKSLLKPNGVLVVAVPNFKSFDALYYKQYWAAFDVPRHLWHFSKTAIQQLFSKQQMDVVKILPMKFDSFYVSLLSEKYKTSKSNFIKAFYIGFKSNLKASASKEHSSLIYVIKNS; via the coding sequence ATGAATTCAAATAAAAAGCCATATTTAAGTTGTATAGATTATACTGTTTCAAATAAAAAATTTGATTTAATATACAATGCTAAACTAGATATGTTAGAAACGTATCCGCAACCAAAAGTTGAAGAGTTAGGTTTGTATTATCAAAGTTCAGATTATATTTCGCATACAGATGCTAAAAAATCTTTCCTTGATAAAGTTTATCAAATTGTAAAAAAATATGCTTTAAACACGAAATTGAAATTGATCAATTCTTTTAAAACTTCTGAACAAAATTTATTAGATATTGGATGTGGTACAGGTGATTTTTTAGTTACTTGTAAAAATAATGGATGGAATGTAGTAGGAGTAGAGCCAAATAAAAATGCAAGAGATTTAGCAGAATCAAAATTAAATAAACAAAGTACTTCAACAATTTTTTCTGATATTGAACAATTAACTTCAGAAAAGTTCGATGTTATAACCCTTTGGCATGTGTTAGAACATGTACCGAATTTAGAATCATATATTTTAAAATTAAAAAGTTTATTAAAACCTAATGGTGTTTTGGTTGTAGCGGTTCCTAATTTTAAAAGTTTCGATGCGTTGTATTATAAACAATATTGGGCTGCTTTTGATGTGCCGCGTCATTTATGGCATTTTTCAAAAACTGCAATTCAACAACTTTTTTCAAAACAACAAATGGATGTTGTTAAAATTCTTCCAATGAAATTTGATTCGTTTTATGTTTCACTATTAAGCGAAAAGTATAAAACTTCTAAATCTAATTTTATAAAGGCATTTTACATTGGTTTTAAATCAAATTTAAAAGCAAGTGCTTCAAAAGAGCATTCTTCCTTAATTT